The following are from one region of the Salvia hispanica cultivar TCC Black 2014 chromosome 1, UniMelb_Shisp_WGS_1.0, whole genome shotgun sequence genome:
- the LOC125218995 gene encoding cytochrome P450 71A9-like — protein MILQIPFISILTLIIFLVLNKRIRKPEKLPPGPRKLPIIGNLHQLGKFPHRSLQKLSQTHGDLMFLHLGFSPVLVISSAQKARDIFRNHDLAFSGRPALYALDKICYNLSCVSTAPYGPYWREARRILVLELMTAKRVESFRHIRAEEVARMVDFISGTAPAPVDLGSAVFAMSKNIISRAAFGAAAKGRSFEEIFHETQRIFAEFNPSDYFPGLGWVNRVNGVDRRIAENRRDLEGFFERVIGEHRDRTAADSGEGDIIDVLLRVQKESQLTDDQLKAILLDVFVGGTDTSSTTITWTMAELIRNPTVKRKAQQQVREIAKGKPMVEESDLPKLSYLMQVIKESLRLHPPAPLLVPRETIEPCAIDGGRYHIPAKTRVFFNVSAMSSDLAVWENPSEFSPERFEDRDVDFRGQHFELLPFGAGRRGCPGISFAMSVVELAVANLLFRFDWKLPEGMSEEDVDMEETVGFIMHKKTPLCLVACLVNN, from the exons atgatTCTGCAGATTCCCTTCATTTCGATTCTCACACTCATCATCTTCCTCGTACTAAACAAAAGAATCAGAAAGCCCGAAAAACTCCCTCCCGGCCCGCGAAAGCTCCCAATCATCGGCAACCTCCACCAGCTCGGCAAATTCCCCCACCGTTCCCTCCAAAAACTCTCCCAAACCCACGGCGATCTCATGTTCCTGCACCTCGGCTTCAGCCCGGTATTAGTCATCTCATCCGCCCAAAAAGCCCGCGATATCTTCAGAAACCACGACCTCGCCTTCTCGGGCCGGCCCGCTCTCTACGCACTCGACAAAATATGCTACAACCTCTCCTGCGTCTCGACCGCACCGTACGGACCCTACTGGAGAGAAGCGCGGCGAATCTTAGTCCTCGAGCTGATGACGGCGAAGCGGGTCGAGTCGTTCCGCCACATCCGGGCCGAGGAAGTGGCCCGGATGGTCGACTTCATTTCGGGCACTGCTCCGGCCCCGGTCGATTTGGGCTCGGCGGTGTTTGCCATGTCGAAAAACATCATCAGCCGCGCCGCGTTCGGGGCGGCGGCGAAGGGGAGGAGTTTCGAGGAGATTTTTCATGAGACGCAGAGGATTTTCGCGGAATTCAACCCGTCGGATTATTTTCCGGGTTTGGGTTGGGTTAATCGGGTCAATGGCGTGGATAGAAGGATTGCGGAGAATCGTCGAGATTTGGAGGGGTTTTTTGAGAGGGTGATCGGAGAGCATCGTGATCGGACAGCGGCGGATTCCGGTGAAGGGGATATAATTGATGTGTTGCTTCGAGTGCAGAAGGAATCTCAGCTCACGGATGATCAGCTTAAGGCTATACTCTTG GATGTATTTGTAGGGGGAACCGACACTTCATCGACAACAATCACGTGGACAATGGCAGAACTCATAAGAAACCCAACGGTCAAACGAAAAGCTCAACAACAAGTGCGAGAAATCGCAAAAGGCAAACCAATGGTGGAAGAATCTGACCTCCCAAAACTCTCATACCTAATGCAAGTGATCAAGGAGTCACTCCGCCTCCACCCGCCGGCGCCGCTGCTTGTTCCCCGAGAAACCATCGAGCCCTGCGCCATCGACGGAGGCAGGTACCACATTCCCGCCAAAACGAGGGTTTTCTTCAACGTGTCAGCGATGTCGAGCGATCTGGCCGTGTGGGAAAACCCTAGTGAATTCTCGCCGGAGAGGTTTGAGGATAGAGACGTCGATTTTAGAGGGCAGCATTTCGAGCTGCTGCCGTTTGGTGCCGGGAGGAGGGGGTGCCCCGGGATCAGTTTCGCGATGTCGGTGGTGGAGCTCGCGGTGGCGAATCTTCTGTTCCGATTTGATTGGAAGCTTCCGGAAGGAATGTCGGAGGAGGATGTTGATATGGAAGAAACCGTAGGGTTTATTATGCATAAGAAGACTCCTCTTTGCTTGGTAGCTTGCTTAGTGAATAATTAG
- the LOC125202616 gene encoding cytochrome P450 71A9-like yields MNLQIPYMIPLLTLIITLLFLIINKAIRKPGKLPPGPRKLPIIGNLHQLGKRPHRSLQKLSQKHGDLMSLHLGFRPVLVVSSADKARDIFRNHDLAFSGRPALYAFTKICYNLSCVSTAPYGAYWREARRILVNEVMTAKRVGSFGNIRAEEVARMMDSISGAAPDPVDLSAAVFAMSNSFVTRAVFGAAGGKGAGKGRSFREIFGELQKLGVEFNLADYFPGLGWVNRINGVDRRIAESLRELEGVFERVIGEHRDRTAADSGEGDIVDVLLRVQKESQLLDYQLKAMLLDVFVAGIDTSVATIIWIMAELNKNPTVKQKAQQQVREIAKGKSMVEESDLPKLTYLKQVIKETFRLHPPAPLLVPRETIEPCAIDGGKYHIPAKTRVFFNATAMSEDPAVWENPREFSPERFEDSDVDFRGQHFELLPFGAGRRGCPGINFSISVVELVVANLLFRFDWKLPEGISAKDIDMDESVGVVMHKKTPLCLVACSVNN; encoded by the exons atgaaTCTGCAGATTCCATACATGATTCCACTTCTCACACTCATCATCACACTCCTCTTCCTAATAATAAACAAAGCAATCAGAAAGCCCGGGAAGCTCCCTCCCGGGCCGCGAAAGCTCCCGATCATCGGGAACCTCCACCAGCTCGGCAAACGCCCCCACCGCTCCCTCCAAAAACTCTCCCAAAAACACGGCGATCTCATGTCTTTACACCTCGGATTCAGGCCGGTATTAGTCGTGTCATCAGCCGACAAAGCCCGTGATATCTTCAGAAACCACGACCTCGCCTTCTCGGGCCGGCCCGCCCTCTACGCATTCACCAAAATATGCTACAACCTCTCCTGCGTCTCGACCGCACCGTACGGAGCCTACTGGAGAGAAGCGCGGAGAATCTTAGTCAACGAGGTGATGACGGCGAAGCGGGTCGGGTCGTTCGGCAACATCCGGGCAGAGGAAGTGGCCCGGATGATGGACTCCATTTCGGGCGCTGCTCCGGACCCGGTCGACTTGAGCGCGGCGGTGTTTGCTATGTCGAACAGCTTCGTCACTCGCGCTGTGTTCGGGGCGGCCGGCGGCAAGGGGGCTGGGAAGGGGAGGAGTTTCAGGGAGATTTTTGGTGAGTTGCAGAAGCTTGGCGTAGAGTTTAACTTGGCGGATTATTTTCCGGGTTTGGGTTGGGTTAATCGGATCAATGGTGTGGATAGAAGGATTGCGGAGAGTCTTCGGGAATTGGAAGGGGTTTTTGAGAGGGTGATCGGAGAGCATCGTGATCGGACGGCGGCGGATTCCGGCGAAGGGGATATCGTTGATGTGCTGCTTCGAGTGCAGAAGGAATCTCAGCTCTTGGATTATCAGCTTAAGGCTATGCTCTTG GATGTATTTGTGGCGGGAATCGACACTTCGGTAGCAACAATCATATGGATAATGGCGGAACTCAACAAAAACCCAACCGTCAAACAAAAAGCTCAACAACAAGTGCGAGAAATCGCAAAAGGTAAATCCATGGTGGAAGAATCAGACCTCCCAAAACTCACATACCTAAAGCAAGTCATCAAGGAGACATTCCGGCTCCACCCACCGGCGCCGCTACTGGTTCCCCGAGAAACCATAGAGCCTTGCGCCATTGACGGCGGCAAGTACCATATTCCCGCCAAAACCAGGGTTTTCTTCAATGCAACAGCAATGTCTGAGGATCCGGCGGTATGGGAAAACCCTAGGGAATTCTCTCCGGAGAGGTTCGAGGATAGCGACGTCGATTTTAGAGGGCAGCATTTCGAGCTGCTGCCGTTTGGTGCTGGGAGGAGGGGTTGCCCCGGGATCAACTTCTCCATTTCGGTGGTGGAGCTGGTCGTGGCGAATCTTTTGTTCCGATTCGATTGGAAGCTTCCGGAAGGAATCTCAGCGAAGGATATTGATATGGATGAATCGGTTGGGGTTGTTATGCATAAGAAGACTCCTCTTTGCTTAGTAGCTTGCTCAGTAAATAATTAG
- the LOC125219819 gene encoding cytochrome P450 71A9-like, producing MILFISLLTFITLFFLVLNKAIRKPGKLPPGPQKLPIIGNLHQLGKLPHRSLQKLSQIHGDLMFLHLGFTPALVVSSAEKARDIFKNHDLAFSGRPALYSFDKVCYNHSCVSTAPYGAYWREARRIEVLELMTGKRVQSFRHIRAEEVGRMIDSILGTAPDPVDLSSAVFAMSNNVISRAAFGAGNGNGNGKSFREIISETQSLAVGFNLADYFPGLGWVNRVNGVDKRIAENRRDLERVFERVIGEHRDRTAEDSGEGDIIGVLLRVQKESDLTDDQLKAILMEVFVAGTDSVAATIIWTMTELIRNPTVRRKAQQQVREIAKGKPMVDESDLPKLSYLKQVIKESFRLHPPAPLLVPRETIEPCAIDGGKYHIPAKTRVFFNLTAMSVDPVIWKNPREFSPERFEDSEVDFRGKHFELLPFGAGRRGCPGINFSIPVVELAVANLLFRFDWKLPEGISAEDIDMDESLGIVMRKKTPLCLIASSANN from the exons ATGATTCTCTTCATTTCACTTCTCACATTCATCACACTCTTTTTCCTAGTACTAAACAAAGCAATCAGAAAGCCCGGGAAGCTCCCTCCCGGGCCGCAAAAGCTCCCGATCATCGGCAACCTCCACCAGCTCGGCAAACTCCCCCACCGTTCCCTCCAAAAACTCTCCCAAATCCATGGCGATCTCATGTTCCTACACCTCGGATTCACCCCGGCATTAGTAGTCTCATCCGCCGAAAAAGCCCGTGATATCTTTAAAAACCACGATCTCGCCTTCTCGGGGCGGCCCGCTCTCTACTCATTCGACAAAGTATGCTACAATCACTCATGCGTCTCGACCGCACCGTACGGAGCCTACTGGAGGGAAGCTCGGAGAATCGAAGTCCTCGAGCTGATGACGGGGAAGCGGGTCCAGTCGTTCCGCCACATCCGGGCCGAGGAAGTGGGCCGGATGATCGATTCTATTTTGGGTACTGCTCCGGACCCGGTCGACTTGAGCTCGGCGGTGTTTGCTATGTCGAATAACGTCATCAGCCGTGCCGCATTCGGGGCCGGGAATGGGAATGGGAATGGAAAGAGCTTCAGGGAGATTATTAGTGAGACGCAGAGCCTTGCCGTAGGGTTTAATTTGGCCGATTATTTTCCGGGTTTGGGTTGGGTTAATCGGGTCAATGGGGTGGATAAAAGGATTGCGGAGAATCGTCGAGATTTGGAGAGGGTTTTCGAGAGGGTAATCGGAGAGCATCGTGATCGGACGGCGGAGGATTCCGGTGAAGGAGATATCATTGGTGTGTTGCTTCGAGTGCAGAAGGAATCGGACCTCACTGATGATCAGCTTAAGGCTATACTCATG GAAGTATTTGTGGCGGGAACTGACTCAGTGGCGGCAACAATCATATGGACAATGACGGAACTCATCAGAAACCCAACCGTCAGACGAAAAGCTCAACAACAAGTGCGAGAAATCGCAAAAGGCAAACCCATGGTGGACGAATCAGACCTCCCAAAACTCTCCTACCTAAAGCAAGTCATCAAGGAGTCATTCCGCCTCCACCCACCGGCACCGCTACTGGTTCCCCGAGAAACCATCGAGCCTTGCGCCATTGACGGCGGCAAATACCATATTCCCGCCAAAACCAGGGTTTTCTTCAACTTGACAGCTATGTCGGTGGATCCGGTGATATGGAAAAACCCTAGGGAATTCTCTCCGGAGAGGTTTGAGGATAGCGAAGTCGATTTTAGAGGGAAGCATTTCGAGCTGCTTCCGTTTGGTGCGGGGAGGAGGGGGTGCCCCGGGATCAACTTCTCGATCCCGGTGGTGGAGCTGGCCGTGGCGAATCTTTTGTTCCGATTCGATTGGAAGCTTCCGGAAGGAATCTCAGCGGAGGATATTGATATGGATGAATCGCTTGGGATTGTTATGCGTAAGAAGACTCCTCTTTGCTTAATAGCTTCCTCAGCGAATAATTAG